A stretch of the Chrysemys picta bellii isolate R12L10 unplaced genomic scaffold, ASM1138683v2 scaf403, whole genome shotgun sequence genome encodes the following:
- the LOC135978685 gene encoding up-regulator of cell proliferation-like, with the protein MEKTGSSNSLLLETLDDLGEDDLKRFKHKLKRIQLEKGYQAIPWGRLEKGDPVDVTDLLIRHYGERYGVEVAVQVLREIKHRALAERLTEAISADLLRRKQNSDTPQAPELGEKGDFNPEQESETQRHPEPEERDISQERRRATQGVLEKLNLEQYRSRQLRLRDLQEINPESIKNWALITLGDLPWHFLRKVMALNGTARSTRPVHGASDDQESNEVQKAHVDYNNLSLSNMDSSNSLHSLDVLCAVLLCSDSFLQQEILSKMSMCQFALPLLLPALDTPKCTLMLWAMRDIVRKWRPHSLAESRGFREESLVLTAMPTISFVRLGSCSFSKSKLLNEVLSPSEQHHDFFIHRDMESGNIPREIADGLVEISWYFPAGKENSDLFPEPVAVTNLRGDIESHWLQFSFLTEVSSAVFIVTESINERQYTLLSSLQGSATKYYFIFNCKIEKPEETLQFLYKLESVLKLDKLSVLMRENTLNHVQFVEKLQLTIGSLMESSLKRASVADTAATARELGIWVDEDSEECQSASKRVAGITAEIKDVAKYKREMLRLPGSLCKKLAKAEKELF; encoded by the exons ATGGAGAAGACAGGCAGCAGCAACTCCTTGCTGCTAGAGACCCTGGATGACCTGGGGGAGGATGATCTCAAGAGATTCAAGCACAAGttgaaaaggattcagctggaGAAGGGATACCAAGCCATTCCCTGGGGCCGGCTGGAGAAAGGGGATCCGGTGGATGTTACTGACCTGCTGATCAGGCACTACGGGGAGCGCTACGGGGTGGAGGTGGCTGTGCAGGTGCTGAGAGAAATCAAGCACAGAGCACTAGCAGAGAGACTCACCGAGGCTATTTCAGCTG ATCTTTTAAGACGGAAGCAGAACTCGGACACGCCAcaagccccagagctgggggagaaaGGTGATTTTAACCCAGAGCAGGAATCAGAGACTCAGAGACACCCAgaaccagaggagagagacatTTCCCAAG AGAGAAGACGAGCCACACAGGGAGTTCTGGAGAAGTTGAACTTGGAGCAATACAGAAGCAGGCAGCTCAGACTGAGGGATCTCCAAGAGATCAACCCAGAGAGCATAAAGAACTGGGCTCTTATCACCTTAGGGGATTTACCATGGCATTTCCTGAGGAAAGTCATGGCTCTGAATGGGACGGCCAGAAGCACAAGGCCTGTGCATGGGGCATCTGATGATCAAGAGTCCAATGAGGTGCAGAAAGCACATGTTGATTACAATAATCTTTCTCTGAGTAACATGGACAGTAGCAATTCTCTGCACTCCCTCGATGTTCTCTGTGCTGTTTTGCTTTGCTCAGACAGTTTCCTACAGCAGGAGATCCTGTCCAAAATGTCCATGTGCCAgtttgccctccctctgctgctacctgccctcgacacccccaagtgcaccctaatgctgtgggccatgagggacattgtgaggaagtggaggccgcactccctggcagagagcagagggttcagagaggagagcctggtgctcacagcaatgccaaccatttcctttgtgcggttggggagctgcagcttctccaagtccAAACTCCTCAATGAGGTTCTCAGCCCCTCCGAGCAGCACCACGATTTCTTCATCCATCGGGACATGGAGTCTGGGAACATCCCTCGGGAAATCGCAGATGGGCTGGTCGAGATTTCCTGGTATTTCCCTGCTGGGAAGGAAAATTCAGACCTTTTCCCAGAACCCGTTGCGGTTACAAACCTGCGTGGAGACATTgagtcccactggctgcagttcagctTTTTAACAGAGGTCTCCTCAGCAGTGTTCATTGTTACTGAGAGTATCAACGAGAGACAATACACGCTCTTATCATCTCTGCAGGGATCAGCCACTAAATACTACTTCATCTTTAACTGCAAGATTGAGAAACCCGAGGAGACCCTGCAATTCCTGTATAAATTAGAGTCGGtgctgaaactagacaaactaagtgtgctgatgagagagaacaCCCTAAATCATGTTCAGTTtgtggagaagctgcagctcaCCATTGGAAGCCTCATGGAGTCCTCTCTCAAGAGAGCCTCCGTGGCAGACACGGCTGCGACAGCACGAGAATTAGGTATCTGGGTGGACGAGGACTCTGAGGAATGCCAAAGTGCGAGCAAACGGGTGGCAGGAATCACAGCGGAAATAAAGGACGTGGCAAAGTACAAGAGGGAAATGTTGAGACTCCCAGGGAGTCTGTGCAAAAAGTTGGCCAAGGCGGAGAAAGAGCTGTTCTGA